A region of Aquarana catesbeiana isolate 2022-GZ linkage group LG08, ASM4218655v1, whole genome shotgun sequence DNA encodes the following proteins:
- the LOC141104822 gene encoding uncharacterized protein, whose protein sequence is MRMEEDKSHMTEKILNFTLEIIYLLTGERFPMVKSGDHLTITVPPCDSLKPERHNMQKILEVTKKMMELLTGESGNLRDSKVEVKEEITEEEDEEDGMTEESESPKEHKDLHQDTMVESSSYRSPPERCSLYSGDSTQESPTKPHHHQSGSLRDYNIVVKEEYTDEDDEYGMFGELSEGRKGHYKNIMMKSPPTEISTGSAIKKPSKEHPTLWKMEDEDITQDCAVEKKRSSTMDGGAHSVDRPSNPSDSDLARTVGDADKIQEQKKFSCPECGELFSSDLILSIYRSFHEGDKLHFCSECGKGFVCKSELVEHSKSHTGEKPFACTDCGKRFSQKSYLSAHQKLHMGEKPYSCPQCGKCFVWKSELLIHHRTHTGEKPYSCPECGKCFTQRAHLSSHQRLHRGEKPYSCPDCGKCFPRKSNLVVHQRSHTGEKPFSCPDCGKSFSQKANFARHQILHTGEKPFACPMCEKCFPRKLDLVIHERTHTGEKPYACPECGKCYKQKSDLVKHQRSHTGEKPYSCLECGKGFGRKSDLATHQRAHTGEKPFSCPECGKCFSQKSYLTQHRKTHANS, encoded by the exons atgaggatggaggaggacaaaagtcacatgactgagaagatactaaacttcaccctggagatcatctacctgctgaccggagag AGATTTCCTatggtgaagtcaggtgatcatttgaccatcacagtgcctccatgtgactccctaaaacctgagagacacaacatgcagaagattctagaagtcaccaagaagatgatggagctgctgacaggagag agtggaaacctgagagattctaaagttgaggttaaagaagagataaccgaggaggaggatgaagaggatgggATGACGGAGGAGTCAGAGTCCCCGAAAGAACACAAGGATCTgcaccaggacaccatggtggagtcatccagctacagaagcccaccagagagatgttcTCTGTATTccggggattccacacaggaaagtCCCACCAaaccccaccatcatcag agtggaagccTCAGGGATTATaacattgttgttaaagaagagtatacaGACGAGGATGATGAGTATGGTATGTTCGGGGAGCTTTCTGAAGGACGCAAGGGTCACTACAAGAACATTATGATGAAGTCacctcctacagagatcagcacag gatcCGCCATCAAGAAACCCTCAAAGGAACACCCCACTTTATGgaaaatggaagatgaggacatcactcaAGATTGTGCAGTAGAAAAGAAAAGAAGCTCAACTATGGATGGTGGAGctcacagtgtggatagaccatcGAATCCCTCTGACTCTGACCTAGCTCGTACTGTGGGGGATGCGGACAAAATTCAGGAGCAGAAGAAattttcctgtcctgaatgtggggaACTTTTCAGCTCTGATCTCATTCTTTCTATATATCGGAGCTTTCACGAGGGTGATAAACTTCActtctgttctgagtgtgggaaaggtTTTGTTTGTAAATCAGAACTTGTTGAACATTCcaaatctcacacgggggagaagccatttgcGTGCACTGACTGCGGGAAACGTTTTTCTCAGAAGTCCTATCTTTCagcacaccagaaactgcacatgggtgagaagccatattcctgccctcagtgcgggaaatgttttgtatggAAATCAGAACTTCTTATACACCACAGaactcacactggggagaagccgtattcctgccctgagtgtggaaaatgtttcacACAGAGGGCCCATCTTTCTAGCCATCAGAGATTGCACCGgggcgagaagccgtattcctgccctgactGTGGGAAATGCTTCCCACGAAAATCAAACCTGGTTGttcatcaaagatctcacacgggggagaaaccattTTCCTGCCCTGACTGTGGCAAATCTTTTTCGCAGAAGGCCAACTTTGCCAGACATCAGatattgcacacaggtgagaagccatttgCCTGCCCTATGTGCGAGAAATGCTTTCCACGGAAATTAGACCTTGTTATACATGAAagaactcacacgggggaaaagccgtatgcctgccccgagtgcgggaaatgttataagcagaaatcagaccttgttaaacatcaaagatcccacacaggggagaaaccgtattcctgccttgagtgtgggaaaggtTTTGGTCGGAAATCCGACCTTGCTACACATCAAAGagctcacacgggggagaagccgttttcctgccctgagtgcgggaaatgtttttcacaaaagtcttaTCTTACCCAACATCGAAAAACCCACGCCAACTCCTAG
- the LOC141104805 gene encoding uncharacterized protein isoform X2 has protein sequence MRMEEDRSNTTEKILNLTLEIFYLLTGERFPLVKSGDHMTITVPPCDSLKPERHNMEKILEVTKKMMELLTGEVSGAGNSGTLSSKRKWKYLDGDIIMDNQPPLTSPDGSSNGNRPERCPRPLYSRDSTQSGNLSDSDIDVKEENKEEDEEYGVVKVLLDGHKNVMESSSNRNPPKRCPRPLFSQGSTQKDHTIPHHHQSGNLGGPKIVVKDEYIEEDEEYGVMKELSGGHKDVMEPPSNRNPPERRPRPLYSRDSTHEGHTSPHHDQVEDLIMKVECEAEETDVRDDQQYTEEDGMTRTFIEEDSPTEISTGHAMEKPSKDRPILWRIRDQDITGDGAGENSSTMDGGLHGVDRPWNPSDFEHPCAAWDGAGIQGEETFSCPEFGESFFSELRFSLHQRSHTGEKLHSCPECGKCFPRKSTLVIHQRSHTGEKPYSCPECERSFSQKSNLITHQRSHTGEKPHTCPECGKCFSHRTSFYRHQLIHASEKPFSCPMCDKCFARQVDLVMHQRCHTRERPYTCPECGKCFARQLDLDMHQRTHTGEKPFSCPECGKCFGQKSVLVRHQKSHTGERPYSCSECGKCFGQKSVLVRHQRSHTGEKAQNLP, from the exons atgaggatggaggaggaccggagtaacacgactgagaagatactaaacctcaccctggagattttctacctgctgactggagag agatttcctcttgtgaagtcaggtgatcatatgaccatcacagtgcctccatgtgactccctaaaacctgagagacacaacatggagaagattctagaagtcaccaagaagatgatggagcttctgacaggagaggtgagcggtgccgggaattctgggacattatccagtaaaaGAAAATGGAAGTATCTGGATGGTGACATCAtcatggacaatcagccgcccctcacatcacccg atggatccagtaatgggaaccgaCCAGAgcgatgtccccgtcctctgtattcccgggattccacacag AGTGGGAACCTTAGTGATAGcgatattgatgttaaagaagagaataaggaggaggatgaggagtatggagtggtgAAGGTACTTTTAGATGGACACAAGAATGTGATGGAGTCTTCTAGTAACAGAAACCCACcaaagagatgtccccgtcctctgttttCCCAAGGTTCTACACagaaagatcacaccatccctcaccatcatcag AGTGGAAACCTTGGAGGTCCTAAAATTGTTGTTAAAGACGAGTAtatagaggaggatgaggagtatggagtgatgaagGAGCTTTCTGGAGGACACAAGGATGTGATGGAACCACCCAGTAACAGAAACCCACCAGAAAGACGTCCCCGTCCCCTGTactcccgggattccacacatgaAGGTCACACCAGCCCTCATCATgatcag gttGAAGATCTGATTATGAAAGTTGAGTGTGAAGCAGAAGAGACggatgtgagggatgatcagcaatatacggaggaggatggaatgacgaggacattcatagaggaggacagtcctacagagatcagcacag gacacgccatggagaaaccctcaaaggatcgtcCCATTTTGTGGAGAATACGGGATCAGGACATCACAGGAGATGGTGCCGGAGAAAACAGCTCAACCATGGATGGTGGACTTCACGgtgtggatagaccatggaatccctctgaCTTTGAGCATCCATGCGCTGCGTGGGACGGTGCCGGAATTCAGGGGGAGGAGACCTTTTCCTGTCCTGAATTTGGGGAGAGTTTTTTCTCCGAATTGAGATTTTCtctacatcagaggtctcacacgggggagaagcttcattcctgtcccgagtgcggaaaatgttttcctCGTAAATCGACACTGGTCAtccatcagaggtctcacacgggggagaagccgtattcctgccccgaGTGCGAGAGAAGTTTTTCACAGAAATCGAACCTCATCACCCATCAAAGatcccacacgggggagaagccgcataCCTGCCCCGAGTGCGGCAAATGCTTCTCACATAGGACCAGCTTCTACAGACATCAGTTGATCCACGCGAgcgagaagccattttcctgtcccaTGTGCGATAAATGTTTTGCGCGGCAAGTGGACCTTGTCATGCATCAGAGATGTCACACGCGGGAGAGGCCGTATacctgccccgagtgcgggaaatgttttgcacggCAGTTAGACCTCGATAtgcatcagagaactcacacgggtgagaagcccttttcctgtcccgagtgcgggaaatgttttggacaGAAATCAGTACTTGTCAGGCACCAGAAGTCCCACACGGGGGAGAGGccgtattcctgctctgagtgcgggaaatgttttggacaGAAATCGGTCCTTGTCCGGCACCAAAGATCTCACACAGGCGAGAAAGCGCAAaacctgccctga
- the LOC141104805 gene encoding uncharacterized protein isoform X1, which translates to MRMEEDRSNTTEKILNLTLEIFYLLTGERFPLVKSGDHMTITVPPCDSLKPERHNMEKILEVTKKMMELLTGEVSGAGNSGTLSSKRKWKYLDGDIIMDNQPPLTSPDGSSNGNRPERCPRPLYSRDSTQVGHTILHHHQSGNLSDSDIDVKEENKEEDEEYGVVKVLLDGHKNVMESSSNRNPPKRCPRPLFSQGSTQKDHTIPHHHQSGNLGGPKIVVKDEYIEEDEEYGVMKELSGGHKDVMEPPSNRNPPERRPRPLYSRDSTHEGHTSPHHDQVEDLIMKVECEAEETDVRDDQQYTEEDGMTRTFIEEDSPTEISTGHAMEKPSKDRPILWRIRDQDITGDGAGENSSTMDGGLHGVDRPWNPSDFEHPCAAWDGAGIQGEETFSCPEFGESFFSELRFSLHQRSHTGEKLHSCPECGKCFPRKSTLVIHQRSHTGEKPYSCPECERSFSQKSNLITHQRSHTGEKPHTCPECGKCFSHRTSFYRHQLIHASEKPFSCPMCDKCFARQVDLVMHQRCHTRERPYTCPECGKCFARQLDLDMHQRTHTGEKPFSCPECGKCFGQKSVLVRHQKSHTGERPYSCSECGKCFGQKSVLVRHQRSHTGEKAQNLP; encoded by the exons atgaggatggaggaggaccggagtaacacgactgagaagatactaaacctcaccctggagattttctacctgctgactggagag agatttcctcttgtgaagtcaggtgatcatatgaccatcacagtgcctccatgtgactccctaaaacctgagagacacaacatggagaagattctagaagtcaccaagaagatgatggagcttctgacaggagaggtgagcggtgccgggaattctgggacattatccagtaaaaGAAAATGGAAGTATCTGGATGGTGACATCAtcatggacaatcagccgcccctcacatcacccg atggatccagtaatgggaaccgaCCAGAgcgatgtccccgtcctctgtattcccgggattccacacaggtagGTCACACCATCCTTCACCATCATCAG AGTGGGAACCTTAGTGATAGcgatattgatgttaaagaagagaataaggaggaggatgaggagtatggagtggtgAAGGTACTTTTAGATGGACACAAGAATGTGATGGAGTCTTCTAGTAACAGAAACCCACcaaagagatgtccccgtcctctgttttCCCAAGGTTCTACACagaaagatcacaccatccctcaccatcatcag AGTGGAAACCTTGGAGGTCCTAAAATTGTTGTTAAAGACGAGTAtatagaggaggatgaggagtatggagtgatgaagGAGCTTTCTGGAGGACACAAGGATGTGATGGAACCACCCAGTAACAGAAACCCACCAGAAAGACGTCCCCGTCCCCTGTactcccgggattccacacatgaAGGTCACACCAGCCCTCATCATgatcag gttGAAGATCTGATTATGAAAGTTGAGTGTGAAGCAGAAGAGACggatgtgagggatgatcagcaatatacggaggaggatggaatgacgaggacattcatagaggaggacagtcctacagagatcagcacag gacacgccatggagaaaccctcaaaggatcgtcCCATTTTGTGGAGAATACGGGATCAGGACATCACAGGAGATGGTGCCGGAGAAAACAGCTCAACCATGGATGGTGGACTTCACGgtgtggatagaccatggaatccctctgaCTTTGAGCATCCATGCGCTGCGTGGGACGGTGCCGGAATTCAGGGGGAGGAGACCTTTTCCTGTCCTGAATTTGGGGAGAGTTTTTTCTCCGAATTGAGATTTTCtctacatcagaggtctcacacgggggagaagcttcattcctgtcccgagtgcggaaaatgttttcctCGTAAATCGACACTGGTCAtccatcagaggtctcacacgggggagaagccgtattcctgccccgaGTGCGAGAGAAGTTTTTCACAGAAATCGAACCTCATCACCCATCAAAGatcccacacgggggagaagccgcataCCTGCCCCGAGTGCGGCAAATGCTTCTCACATAGGACCAGCTTCTACAGACATCAGTTGATCCACGCGAgcgagaagccattttcctgtcccaTGTGCGATAAATGTTTTGCGCGGCAAGTGGACCTTGTCATGCATCAGAGATGTCACACGCGGGAGAGGCCGTATacctgccccgagtgcgggaaatgttttgcacggCAGTTAGACCTCGATAtgcatcagagaactcacacgggtgagaagcccttttcctgtcccgagtgcgggaaatgttttggacaGAAATCAGTACTTGTCAGGCACCAGAAGTCCCACACGGGGGAGAGGccgtattcctgctctgagtgcgggaaatgttttggacaGAAATCGGTCCTTGTCCGGCACCAAAGATCTCACACAGGCGAGAAAGCGCAAaacctgccctga